The genomic segment GCGAACACCACGATCACGATGATGAGGACGCCGATCACAGCTTCCATGGCAACCCTCTCTATGGGTTCATCGGCCTTACTGGATCCGAGGTAGCTAGTACGGTGAGATGTCGTCGCGCCACACGATGGCCGTGGCGCCGTCGACCTTGATGATGCGGACCCGTTCGCCGGGCAGATATTTCTCCTGCCCGTCGAAGGAACGGGCCTGCCAGTGCTCGCCGTCGATCTTGATCATGCCGTGTTCGCCGTCGATCTCCTCGAGCACCGTGCCGTGGCCGCCCTCGATCGCCTCGACCCCGAACGGAGTGTCACCCGACTCGAGGGCGGGGCGGGCGTGTTTGAGCACGATCGGGCGCAGCGCGGCCACGGACAGGCCGGAGACCAGCGCGAACACGATGACCTGGAGCAGCAGGGGGGCGCCGAGGGCGGCCGCGCCGGCCGCGGCGAAAGCCCCGATCCCGAAGAAAATGATCAAGAACGTGGCCGTGAAGGCCTCGGCGATCGCCAATGCGATGCCAAGCACGATCCACAGAACCGCTTCCACGCATCGATCGTGACACGCCCGCGCACGTCCGGCGACGCTGCGTGCGCCCTCGCGGAAAATGTCATCGAACTGCCATCCAAGACGGGGCCCGAGCCGCGTAGCCGAATCGGCCGCGCACAGTTATACCCACCAGTCGTATATCGAGAGGGTCCACCGTGTCGCTGCTGCCGTCGCTGCTGCCGGAGACCGGCCGACAGGTCGAGGAGATCGCCGTCCGGGCGCAGGCCGAGGGGCGTACGCCGTCGCTCGCCCTGGCGATCGTGCGGGACCGTGCGGTGCTGCATCAGGTGTTCGCGGGCGAGAATCCACGGCCCGACGCGAAGACGCAGTACCGGCTCGGCTCGATCACCAAGACGATCACCGCCACGCTGGTCATGCAGCTGCGCGACGAGGGTTTCTTCGCGCTCGACGACCTGCTCTACCGGCACCTGCCGGGCACCCCGATCGGCGGGGTGACGCTGCGCCAGCTGCTCGGCCACGTGTCCGGGCTGCAGCGCGAGCCGGACGGGGCCTGGTGGGAGCGGACCCCGGGTGGCGACGTCGACAAACTGCTGGCCGAGCTCGGCTACGACAAAGTCGTGGGGCCGCCGTTCCGCCGCTACCGGTACTCGAACCTCGCGTACGGGCTGCTCGGAGCGGTGCTCGAAAAGGTCACCGGGGAGTCGTGGCAGTCGCTGGCGGGCAAGCGCGTGCTCGACCCGCTGGGCATGAAACGTACGACGTACTCCCCCGTCGAGCCTTTCGCCCGCGGGTACGTGGTGCACGCGCTCGACCGCTCGCTGCACGAGGAGCCGCGCCTCGACGCGGGCGCGATGGCCCCGGCCGGGCAGCTGTGGTCCACGATCACCGACATGGCCAAATGGGCCGCGTTCTGGACCGACCCCGCCCCGGCGGTGCTGGCCCGCGACACCGTCGACGAGATGTGCACCCCCGTCGTGATCAGCGACCTCGAGTCGTGGACGGGCGGCCACGGGCTCGGCCCCCAGCTGTTCCGGGTCGGCGAACGCGTCTTCGTCGGCCACGGCGGCTCCATGCCCGGCTACGTGGCACAGCTGGCGGTGCACCGCCGGAGCCGGCTCGGCGTGATCGTTTTCGCCAACTCGTACGGACTCACCGGCACCACCATCAAGGAGGTGGCCCTGTCGGCGCTGGACGCCGTGGTCGACGCCGAACCGGCCCCGGTCGCGCCGTGGTCGCCGCCCGTACAGCCCACAGGCGAGGCGGCGGCGCTGGTGGGGCGCTGGTGGTGGATGGGCCGCGAACACGAGATCACCACCGACGGCGACGCCCTGGTGATGGCGGGCCCCCACAAACAGACCCGCTTCACCCGCGAGGGCCCCGACCGCTGGCGCGGCGTCGCGGGCGAGAACGAGGGCGAGGTGCTGCAGATCCTGCGCGACGACGAGGGCGCGGTGAACGGCCTGGACATCGCCACGTTCGTCTTCCGGCGCGATCCGCACCATCTGGCCTGACGCCGTCAGCCGGGGCGCCGCTCACCGCCCGCGTCGATCAACCCGTCGACGAGCAGCTCCGCCTCGTCGGCCGGGACGGCCATCGTGGTGCTGAGCAGCTCGACCGCCTGGTCACGCCGGCCGGCCTCCACGAGAGCCGCGATCCGGAGCCAGGCGTACGTGTCGGCCATCGCGTCATGCTCCGCGACCGGCACCGGCGGCGGGGCCGTGGCATCCGGAGCCGGGCGGCCCGCCGCCGTGGCATCCGCAGCCGAGCGGCCCGCCGCCGTGGCATCCGCAGCCGAGCGGCCCGCCGCCGTGGC from the Paractinoplanes abujensis genome contains:
- a CDS encoding NfeD family protein, yielding MEAVLWIVLGIALAIAEAFTATFLIIFFGIGAFAAAGAAALGAPLLLQVIVFALVSGLSVAALRPIVLKHARPALESGDTPFGVEAIEGGHGTVLEEIDGEHGMIKIDGEHWQARSFDGQEKYLPGERVRIIKVDGATAIVWRDDISPY
- a CDS encoding serine hydrolase domain-containing protein; translation: MSLLPSLLPETGRQVEEIAVRAQAEGRTPSLALAIVRDRAVLHQVFAGENPRPDAKTQYRLGSITKTITATLVMQLRDEGFFALDDLLYRHLPGTPIGGVTLRQLLGHVSGLQREPDGAWWERTPGGDVDKLLAELGYDKVVGPPFRRYRYSNLAYGLLGAVLEKVTGESWQSLAGKRVLDPLGMKRTTYSPVEPFARGYVVHALDRSLHEEPRLDAGAMAPAGQLWSTITDMAKWAAFWTDPAPAVLARDTVDEMCTPVVISDLESWTGGHGLGPQLFRVGERVFVGHGGSMPGYVAQLAVHRRSRLGVIVFANSYGLTGTTIKEVALSALDAVVDAEPAPVAPWSPPVQPTGEAAALVGRWWWMGREHEITTDGDALVMAGPHKQTRFTREGPDRWRGVAGENEGEVLQILRDDEGAVNGLDIATFVFRRDPHHLA